Genomic segment of Deltaproteobacteria bacterium:
CGCCCTCTTCCCCGTCCCGCGGGAGGAGGAGACGGCCCCGGATCCGGCGGCGGAGCCGGAATCGCGTCCGGCGATGGTCAAGGAACCGGAAGAGCGGTACGGTGGCAGGGGAAGAACCGTTCAGGCGGGCGCTGCCGCCGCGTTCGCGGCGGTCATCGTCGGAGGCGTCCTCCTGTGGAAGGAGGCGCGGCAACGACCGACGATCGATGCGGCGCCGGTTTCGGTGGCGTCGGTGGTCCCCGTCGTTCCGAGGCCTTCCGTCGCTCCGGCCGTGCCCACGGCGGTTCCCCGAAATCCCGATCCGCCCGCGACTCCAGTCAAGCCCGTCGTGCGCCTCGTCCGGGTCGAGACCGATCCCCCGGGGGCGTCCGTGCTGCTGGAGAGCGGTGCGTCCATCGGGAAGACGCCGCTACAGATGGACGTGGACTCCCTCGCGGGCCGCAAAGTCGTCCTTTCGAAGGACGGGTACGAACGTCAATCCGTCCCGGCGGACGCGTTGGCGGCGGGGCCGGCATTCCGCGCCGAATTGCAGCCCCTGATCGGGACGGTGGAGGCGATCCAGGCGATCCCGTGGGCGAAAGTCTACCTCGGGAACCGTTTGCTCGGGGAGACCCCGCTGACCGCCGTGCGCCTGCCGGCGGGAGAGCAGCGGCTCCGCTTCGTGAACGAGCCGCTCGGGGTCGATCAGGTGAAGATCATCGTCGTACGCCCCGGCGACAACCCGAAGATCATCGTCCCGATGGCAGGCTCCGGACGCCGCTAGTGCGAAGTTTCGCCTGCCGCGCCACGCTCTTGTAGAAGGAAACCTGGCGTTTCCTCTTTTTCGCGCCGGAGATCTTCAGGGACAGCCGGACGGATTTCCCACTTCCGGAATCGAGCGCAGGGTCCCCTCCCTGGGGGGATCCCGCTTCCCCGGATCCAGGGTCCGCCGCGCATAGAAGGAGCAACACGGCGGCCAGCGCCGCCCACGTCCGTGTTCGATCCCCGCGTTCCATGAGGTTCACCCCGCGAGCCGGTCCCACAGGCCAAGAATCACCGGGGACAGGATAATGAGAAACACGGCGGGAAAGATGAAAAAGACCAAGGGGAACAGCATCTTCACCGCCGCCTGCTGGGCGATCGTCTCCGCCCGGTGCCCCTGGCTTTCCAGCATCTTCGAGGAGAGTTCCCGCAGGCTCCGCGACAGCCCGATCCCGAGCCGCTCCCCCTGCAGGACATGGTTGAGGAACAGCCGGTAATCCTCGACCGGCACACGCCGCCCCGATCGCTCGATCGATTCCCCTCGGGGAACGCCGAGCGAACGGGACCGGACCAGCTCTCTCAGTTCCCGGGCGAGGGCCCCCTCCGGGATCGAGCCCGACGTTTCCTGCAGCGCCGAAGAGGCGCCCATTCCTGATTCGAGCAGGAGAGAGAAAAGGAAGCACGCCACGGGGAGGTCGCGCTGCACCGAGCGAAGCGCCTCCCGCGCGGCGCCGCGTAAAGAGATCCAGGCGATGCCGAAGCCGAGGGGCGCCGCGGCGGCGGTCGCTTGCGCGATCCCCGACGCGGAGCGGTTTCCCGAAACGACGGCGAGGAAGACGAGAAGCACGAAGAGCTCCGCGAACGCCCAGTGCCGGAGGGAGGAGACGAGGCATGCCCCGGGGAATCGAAGGATCCGTCTCGCGACCAGTTCCTCCGTCAGCCGGTCGTGGGCGAACCGGTACGCCTGCATGGAGCGCGCGATGGGACGCTCCTTCCACGTGCGCAGAAGGAACGCGACGAGAAAAACGCCGCCGAGGAGCATCGGCGCCCCGATGAGAAAGAGGTCCCGCGCCCTCATGGCCGCACCGACAGGATCTTTCGTATGGTGATCCAGCCCAGGACCTGAAGGACGAACGCGATCGCCATGATCGTCTTTCCCTGCGGAGTGCCGAGGAGGTTCGGGAAGAATCCGGGATCGACCTTCGAAAGGGCGACCGCGAACGCCGGGGGCAGCAGCGTCAGGACCAACGCCTGCAGCCGGGCTTGGGCCGTCATGCTTCGAAGCTTCTCCGTCGTCCGCATCCGGAGCCGAAGGATGTCCCGGGTCCGCTCCAGCAGGTCCACGATGTTCCCCCCCCCGGGAATCGCCGCCCGCAGGGGCCGGACGAGGAGGGAGGTCTCTTCCGAACGGATGCGTTCCTCCCAATGGCGCAGGGCCTCCGCCAGCGGCGTCCCAAGGCGGTTCTGCTGCAGGACCCACGCCATCTCTTCCCGGATTCCGGCGGGCAACAGGGGGACGGTCTCCGCGAGGGACTCCGACAGGCTGTGCCCCGCCCTCACGTGCCCGGACAGAAGGTCGAGGAGCGTCGGCAGCTGGGAGAGGATGGTCCGTTTTCTTCGGTTGCGGTACCACCGGACAAGAAGGCCGGCGAAGAGAACCGGCGCGGCTCCGGATGCCGCCGCGGCGGCAACGGACCGGGTCGCCGCCAGCGCCGTTACCGCGAGCACGGTGGCGGAAACGAGCAAAACGGCGGCGATCCGCGCCGGCGGCAGGAGGACGAACTCTTCGCGCAATTCGTCGGAGTGACGGTTCGCCGCGGAGACGAACCTCGTGCGCGCCCGCGGCAATGCGGCTCGAAGGAGAAACCGGGCGATCAGCGCGGCACCCAGGACGAAGATCCCCGCTTCCGCAAGCGTCAGTCCCACGTGTCGCCTCCCCCGCGTCGGAACCGGGAAGGGATGCCGGTGGCGACGAGGCGGCCCGCGCCGTCGTTCCCCGCGTTTCCCTTCGACCACCGGAACAGTTCCTGGAGCAGGATCTGCGATTCGTTCATCCCGGTGATTTCGGTGATCGACGTGATTGCCCTTTTTCCCCCGGCGATCCGCCCGGTGTGGACGATGACGTCGATGGCGGAGGCGATCTGCTCCCGGATCGCGCGGATCGGGATCTCCACTCCGCCGAGCAGGACCATCGTTTCCAGGCGGCGGAGCATGTCCCGGGGGGTGTTCGCGTGCCCCGTGGTGATCGAGCCGTCGTGTCCCGTGTTCATCGCCTGCAGCATGTCGAGCGCCTCCCCCCCGCGGCACTCCCCGACGATGATCCGGTCGGGGCGCATTCGAAGGGAGTTGCGGACGAGGTCCCGGATGGTGACGGCCCCCGATCCTTCGATGTTGACCGGCCTCGCCTCGAGGCGGATCACGTGGGGCTTCTGAAGCCGGATCTCCGCCGCGTCCTCGATCGTGACGATCCGCTCTTCCTCGGGGATGAACTGGGACAGGGCGTTCAGGAGAGTGGTCTTCCCGGAGCCGGTTCCACCGGAGACGATGACGTTGCGTCGCTCCCGAACGGCCTCCCTCAGATACTCCGCGGCCTCCTGGGCCACAGACCCGATGCGGACGAGTTCCTCGAGGGAGAACGCTTCCTTCCGGAATTTGCGGACCGTCAGGCACGCCCCGGTGAGGCAAACCGGCGGTATGATCGCGTTGATGCGTGACCCGTCCGGGAGCCGGGCGTCGACGTAGGGGGAGGATTCGTCGAGGCGCCGGTTGACCTTGGACACCATCCGGTCGATCGTCGCGCGGAGCGATTCCTCCGAGAGGAACGAGCCTGCGTGGCGGGCCACCAATCCACCCCGCTCCACGTAGATCGACTCGAATCCGTTCACCATGATCTCGGAAACGGAGGGGTCGGAAAGCAGGGGAGTGATCGGCCCGAAGGCGAAGATCTCGTCGAGGATCTCCCGCCGCAAGGCGTCCCGTTCCGCGTCCCCCAGCGACAATCCGCACATCTCCGCCTGCAGGTACTCCTCGGCGCGGTCCCGCCAGCGGCCGACATCCTCCGAAAACGACAGGCCCGTTTTTCTTGCGTCCAGGCGCGACAGGACCGCCTGGTGCAGCGTTCGTCGGATGTCACCGTTCATACCGATACCTCCTCATTAGTGTGTGTCAATCCATCAGGCGGAAGCGGAGGTGCTCCGTCTCTTTCTCGGCTTTCCGCTCCCAGTTGGCGGCTTCGGGGGCGGCGTCCCCGGACACCACGATCGGTGTGATGAAGATCGCCAACTCCGTTCGGTTCTCCCGGAAATTTCGAGATTTGAACAGTTCCCCGATCACGGGGATCTGGCCCAGCAGCGGGACCTTTGCGACGTCCTTCGCCATCTCGCTCTTGACGAGACCCGACAGCATCACCGTTTCTCCCGGCAACGTGGAGAAGAGGGTGGACACTCGTCGTGTGAGAAATCCCGGGACGTCGGACGTTCCGCTTCCGTGGTCCACCGCGCTTACCTCCGCGTCCACCTTGGTGCGGATCTTTCCCCCTTCCGCCATGGTGGGGTGGATCTTGAGGATGATGCCGTACGTCTTCCACTCCACGGTGCGGGTCTCCGGCGTGATGATCACGATCGGAATTTCTCCGCCCGCGAGAAACTGGGCTTCCCCGCCGCTTTCGCACGCCAGGCGGGGATTGGAGAGGATCCTCGCCTTTCCGTTCGCCATGAGTAGGTTCAGTCGCGTCTCGAAGTCCGTGCCGACAGAGAACGTCCCCGCGTTTCCCGTTCCCACGGCGAACGTTCCCTTTGCCGAAAGCGCATCCGGCCAGCGGATGCCCAGTTGCGCCGTCTCCCCCCGGCTGATCTCGATGATCTTCAGGTCGTAGAGAAGAAGGGTTTTCTTCTCCTCGGGCAGGGAGAGCCGGAGGTGGACCCCGGGGTGAGCGCGGGCATACGCCTCGAGCACGGTTTTATCCTGCGACGTCGTAACGGGACCGCTGAGGATCACCGATCCGCCCGCCTCGACGACGGTCACGCCGGGAAAGGCTCCCGCGAACGCCCGGGCATCCTCGGCGATCGATTTCTTTCCGGATCCCACTTCGACGTGCCACACCGTCCGCGCACTCTTTTCCCACAGGACAAGATCGGTTTCCCCCTCCTTTTTCCCGACCACGAGGATTCCTCCGTCGCGGGGAAGGGGCTGGGCCTCGATGATCTCGGGGTTCCCGACGGAAACGCGCGACACGCCCGACCGTTCGAGGATCTGCTGGAACCCGGGGCGGATCCGGATCGTCTCCGAAGCCAGGGATACCGAGCCCGGTGCCAGGGCAAGGAACAGCGAGAGGGCGACAACGGCCCGCCCGGCGCGCGGAAGAAGGCGTCTCATTCGTGGATCTCCTTTGCCGCGACGATCGGCGAAATCTTCAGCCCGCCTTTCCAGACTTCCACGGCACGGGACGTCATCGGTTTTGGCGAAGGACCCTTCGCTTCGGCCGCATTGTCGCCGGGATTGCGAAGGAACCAGTGCACTTTCCCGGAGGCCCGTGCGATCCGGCTCCCTTCCCCCGGGGTGACCATCAGGGTCACGGTGGCCGTCTCCTCTTTGTCGGAGGGGTGCGCGAGGCGATTGTGATCCCGGTCCACGGCGATCACGGGGAGGTTCCGAACCCAGTCGCCGGAATTCGCCCCGGAACGGTCCACGAGCAGGTCCACCCGGTCCCCCGGGTGCAGCATGCCGGCGAACGACGATGTCGTGTCCACACCGAGCGTCATCCCCCTCCGGCCGGGAAGGACGGTGCTGGAGAAGGCATCCGTGTCGTACGGTTCCTCGACGTCGGTCCACAACACCGGCTCTCCGGGATCGATCGCCGTCTTGGCGCGCGCACCCACCAGAAGTTCGAAATCGGAGGCGGGCACGTTGCGCTGCCCCGTCCCGGAGGAGGGGACCGCCTTTTTCGCCAGGTTTCGCACGCTGAACGTCTCTCCGGTGGGAATCGGAACCGAGGCGACGACCACCTCCACCGGGTTCGCCTGCCGGCGGATGTCCTTTTCCACGGTCGCTACCCTGCGTCCGGCGGCGGCCAGGGCGAAGCCGCACAGGAGAAGACCCGCAAGCAGGGGGAGCAGCGTCCGGATCTTACCGGCCCACTTCCCGGAAGAGAAGGAACGTGCCTTCCGCTTCATCGAGGCAAACAATGTCGGTCTCCTTTTCACGAGTGATTTGCAGCACGTGCGTTCCTCCGGGGTCCTTCCCGGTGGATGCGGATCTCCAGCCGGAGGAGAGCAGGCGGGAACGGATGGAAGGTCCCGGGGTGCCCAGTTTTCCGAAAACGAGGTCGACCGGCAACCCTTCTCCTTCCATCCGGAGGGTGTGCTCCGCGGTCAATCCGGCGGGGAGCCGAGGTGCGTCGCTGGAGCGCGGCCGGGGGGAGTCCTTCAGTCTCCCCGAGAACACGGGATGCGACGGGGCCGATTCCTCCGGCAGAATGAACCCGTCGGGGAGGCGGGCGCCCAGCCTGCCAAGCTCCCTCTTCAGAAGGGAACCTTCGTCCGGCGACGATTCGTCCGAGGCGAACGATCTGCCGTCGATGACCACACGACGGGTCGAGGAGATCTCCTTCCTGCGCGCGTTGCCGCTTCCCTCGAGGCAAAGCGACACGAACAGCGTTGCCGCCACGGCGACTCCGGCGAGGATCTTCCGGTTCATCGGAGCACCCCCGTCAACAGGATCCCCTGAACGGTCCGCCGGACCGTCGTGCCGGAGGGGGTCTCCTTCCCCCAGCAATCGACGGCGCTTTCCGCTTCCCGTCGGAAAGCGTGGGACGGCAGATCGAGGAACGCACCCACGGGTTCCTTCCCGAGGGAGACGGTCGCGGACGCGATCGTCCTGCCGGCCAGGCTGCCGAACAGGGGCACCTCGCCGATCAGGGGATCGTTGTGAGCCTCGATGTGCGCGACGTTGTCTCCCGGGTGGATCGTCCCGGCAAGCCGGGGCTCGATCCCCCCCAGGCGCCTTCCGGCCCGCAGCATCTGTGCGTGCGCGGCACTCTCCGCCGAAGAGGAGAGCGAAAGGTTGCGGTAGAACCAGTACCCTCCGCCGAGCAGGATCAGGAGCAGGGGGAGCACCAGCGCCGTCTCGACGAGCGATTGCCCACAGGGGGATGTACGGTGGCTCTTCATTTCTTCCCCCGTTCGGTCAGCCTCGATCTCCACGTCATCTCCGCCGTTCCTCCCCCGTACGGTTGCGCCGTCGCCTCTTCGAACACCCGCCGTTTCCCCTGTTCGCCGAGGAAGGGGATGGGGAGGTCGGGAACCGTGTGGATTCCCTCGAACCGGACGAACTGGCGGTCCGGGAAATCCTTTTCGGGTTCGAGCATCCGGATCGGTCCCTTGCTGGTCCCGACGATGCCGCGCAGCGCCGTGTCGAGCAGCGCGATGACCGCCTTCATCGCGCTATTGAGGAACCGGATCCTCTTCAATTGGTCCAAGACGCCGCTGATGGGCGCGATGGCCTCCATGAGGGAGATCGGCGCGCCGGGGGCCACGTGGAGCTCCAGCGTGTTTTTCCCGTCATGCGGACCGCGGGGGTTCAACGGGAACAGGATCCCGGCGACGTTCCGCCGGTTCGACAAGGCGGCGGCTTCCCCGAGAACAAGGTACGGCGCCGCCTTCCGGATCTTTTCGGACCAGGAGACGAGCAGGTGCGCCGTGTCCCAGTAGCCGGCGATCAGCCTTCGGGCTTCCCTTGTGTACACCGCGAACGCCGGAGCGCCGACCCCGAAGACCGCGGCGACGGCCAAGGCGGCCCACACCACGCACGTCCACCGGATGACGCGGAAACATTGGATCGCCCCGTCGTTCAACGCCGCGATCAGGTTCAGGCTCCGCGCCTCCCAGGTGGCGGCCGACAGGGCGATCGCGTCGACCGAATCCGCCGTGGTCACCCGCGCGACCGCGACGTGGTGCAGGCGGATCGAGGCGAAGACCACCACGAGGAGGGTGGCGGCTACGACCAGGAAGAGAGCCGTCGCCTGCCCGCGGTTTCCCGCGCGCAGCTGTACCGCCTGTCGCGAGAAATATCCGATCATGGTCACTCCACCGTCACCCAGCGGGTGGATTGCATCATCAGGTAATAGTGGCCCCCGAGTCGGAGCTTCTTCCCCGGGGAAAGGGCGAACAGGATCCGGTCGATCCAGGGGACGACCAGTTCGACGCCGTGGGTCAGGCGGACGCAGAGCGCCTCGCCGGCGTCCGCGCGGTTGGCCCCCTGTTCGCCGTCCTTCGTGACGTCGAGGGTGGTCATGGCGGCCGATCCGAACGATCCACCGAGCCGGTTCCGGCACATCTGGAACGCCTCGAGGAAGGCCATCTCGCGCGCCTTGCGGAAGTCTTCCCTGGCGACGCGGGCGAATTTCCGGGCGGCGAGGTGCGCCGCCGTGTCGACGGCGCTCTTCCCCGCCCAGAGAAGGGACAGCTGAACGATCGCCAGCATCAGGAGGAGGAGCGGAACCCCCGCGAGGAGGAACTCGATCATCGCCGCCCCCCGCTCACTTCGTGCCGGCATAGGTGGAAAGGTTCTTCTGGTTGGCTTCCGTTCCGGCTTTTCCCGCGAGCGATTGGACGGTTGCCGTCTCGCTGCCCGACATCGCCTTGACGATCGTGAAGAACTGGTTCCGAAGCTGATTGCCGAAGATGTTGACGATCCCGATCCCCGCGACGGCCACGAGAGCCACGATGATGATGTACTCCGTGAGCCCCTGTCCCTTGCGGTTCTTCCCGAGTCCCTTTCCCATCTCCCCACCTCCTGCGGTGAATTTGATGGAGAGGGGAGGAGCAAGGGGTGTACCCGGACGGAACCAGGGGGTAGTGCCAAGGAATCGCGCGTCGGATCGGAAGGTTACGGGGAGGAAAGAATCGGGGGAGGGTGTGCGGGGCAAAAACGGTTCGGATTTCGAACGATAAGTCCGGTTACCGGTCGAACTCCGCGGTGCGGATCTCGTACTTCTTCAACTTCTCGAACAGGGTAGACTTGGCGATCCCGAGCTCGCGTGCCGTCTTCGTCTTGTTCCCCATCTGGCGGGCGAGTTCACCGAGGATGTTCGTTCGCTCCGCCTGCTCCCAGCGCGAGAGCCCGGACGGGTTTTCCGTTTCCGCGCCTGGCTTCGCCGCCTGGCGCAGGAAGGAGAAATCCGGTCCGGTCAGCTCCCCGCCTTCCGCCATCACCACGGCCCGTTGGATCGCGTTGCGCAGCTCGCGCACGTTCCCTGGCCAGTCGTGGGAGATCAGGGCGTCCAGCGCGGCGGGGGAGAGCCCGGGAACAGGCCCGGAGGTCTGGTTCCCCATCCCCGAAAGGAAGTGCCGGGCGATCGGGGTCACGTCCTCCCGCCGGTCCCGCAGGGGAGGGATCGGTATCGTGATGGCGACGATGCGAAAATAGAGATCTTCGCGGAACATCTTGCGGGCGATCTCCTCCCGGAGGTTCCGGTTCGTGGCGGCGAGGATCCGCACGTCGGCCAGCAACAGATCGTTCCCTCCGACCCGCTTGATCTCTTTCTGTTCGAGGGCACGTAAAAGTTTTGGTTGAAGTGCGAGAGGTAACTCACCGATTTCATCGAGGAATATCGTCCCGCTGTTGGCGAGTTCGAACGCCCCTTTCCGCTGCGCGGTGGCCCCGGTGAACGCCCCCCTCTCGTGTCCGAACAGCTCGCTTTCGATGAGCTCGGACGAGATCGCCCCGCAGTTGACGACGATGAACGGGCGCTCCCGGCGCGCGGAGGCGTCGTGGATCCCCCGGGCGACCAGTTCCTTGCCGCTCCCCGTTTCCCCCTCGATCAGGACCGGCACGTCCGACGCGGCGACGCGGCGGATCGTCGCGACCAGTTTCCGTACATGGGCCGATCCGCCGATCAGGCCGAACGGCGCCTCGCCGGTGACCGTGGGCGTTCCCGTCCGCTTCGGGACGCGAACCGGTTCCGCTTCGACGGAATCGGTGATGGCGGACGCCGTCCCCGGGGGAACCGTCGGCTCCTCGCCCGCGGAGGTCCCGGACACAGGGTGATGGAAGTGGATCCGGAACGGCCCCACCTGGAACATCCTGCCGTCTTCCAGGGCCAGCTGGGTGATCCGCTTTCCGTCGGCGTGTGTGCCGTTGCGGCTGCGAAGGTCGGCGAGGAAATATTGCTGACCCACGCGGAAGATCTTGGCGTGCAGCCGCGAAACGGATCGGTCCGGAAGCTGGAGGTCGGCCTCATGCCCCCTGCCGATCTTGACCTCCTTCTGCCCCAGCCGCACCTCGACCGTCATCCCGTTCGAAATGGTTACGGAAAGCCTCGCCCCCGGATCGCCCTGGATCATCGTCCCCTCCACCTCGTTTCCCCTGTTCTTAGCAAAGGGGGTGCCGGATCGGAACGGTTCGCTCCCGCCGGCGGAAAAAACGCCGCAAGCCGAGGGCGCCCGCGGGAAGGAGGAGGATCCCGAGGGAGACAAGCGACGCGGCAAACGGGGATTCGCCGCCAGATCGGGTGATGGACAGGCAGCCGCCTCCGCCGCCACCGCTTCCGGAAGAAGGTGGCGCGACCGTCGAATTCAGGGTCGTGTACGAGTGTACGACAAGGGCGCTGTTGTCCAGTCCGTCGTCCGCACGCAGGCCGATCTCGTACGTTCCCTGCACGTTCGGGGTGAAGACGGCGTTGTCCACATTCGCAGGGGTGATCGAGGCGGCGCTTCCCGCCGGTCGGGACACGAGCACCCAATGAAACGCAAGCGACTGGAGGTCCGCATCCGATGCGGCGCTGCGGAAGGTCACGGACTGCCCGGCGCTGTCGGAGGCGGGCACGATGAAGTCGGCGGACGGAAGATGGTTGGCGTGGATGACCGCGGTCGCGACGCCCTGAGGCGTCCCGGCGGGCGACGCCTGCGACACGGCGAGGCGCACCGTGTAGTTGCCGGGCAGGTCCGGGGTGAACGAGGCCGACGGGAGGGCCGCCGACAGCGAAGCGCCGGATCCCGACGGTTTGGCGAGAAGGGACCATGAGTACGCCGGCGTATTTCCCGTGAAGGCCGCCGAGCTGTTCGCCGAGGACAGCGCGACGGGCACGGATGGAATCGCGGCGGTCGGTGCGGTGATCGCGGCCACGGACTCCCGCACCGCGCGCAGGGCGTTCAGCTTCCCGTACCCCCACGTGGTGTTCGGAGGAGTGGAGCCGTCGGTGGGAGGATTCGCCGTCCTCCGCAGCCGCTCCCGCACCTGGGCGCCGGTGAGCGACGGGTTGGATTGCCACACGAGCGCCGCGACGCCGGTCACGTGGGGCGTGGCCATGCTCGTCCCCCGGTCGATGGCGTAATTGTTGTCCGTGCCCACGATGCCGGCGTAGTTCATGACCGGCGCGTCCAGCGATCGGGTGGAGTAAAGGTATTCGCCCGGCGCCGCCACGTCCGGCTTGAGACGTCCGTCCCGGGTGGGCCCGAGGCTGCTGAAGGACGAAATCGCCTGGGAGACGGCGGCCCCGTTGAATGCCTTCGTGTTGAAGGAGCCGACGGTGACGACGTTGTCCCCGTTCGCCGGCTCGATGATGGTTCCGGCCGGTTCCGGGCCGAGGAAGAATCCGTCGCCCCGGTCGACATAGCCGTCGATGACGCCCGTGCCCCCGTTCCTGGTCCTGTCGAATCGGATCGTCCCGACCTGCCCCGCCAGGGATGGGTCCAGGGCGATGGTGATATGGGTGGCGCCGTTCGGCACGTTGGTATCCACCCGGTTCGATACGGTGATCGACCCCCGGGGGGACGCCAGCGACCTTCCCGAGAGGACCGTGACGCCTTCGCCCGGGAAGGTGACGGTAACCGTGTACTCGTCGTATTCCGTCCTCTTCGCGGGATCCGGATCCCTGGTCGTCCCGTACGCCCAGATGTCCACCTGGGGGAGGAACGAAGAGAGGGAGAGGACGAGGTGCAGGGAGACCGTAAAGGTTCCGAAGGATTCGCCGACGGCCGTCCGGAAATGTTCGCCCAGGTCCTTCTCGTTCCCCGCGGCGACGGCGATCAGCCGCCGGCTCGCGGGCGTGCCGGTGGCGATGGAGTTGATCGCGCTCTCGAAGCCGCTCGTCCCGTCGGCGGGTCCCGTCACGAGACCCAGGCTCATGTTGATCGCAACCGGGCGGGGGGGTGTCCGGCTCTCCGCGAAGTCGATCAGGTTTTGGATGGCGGCGACGATGTCCGTGGAGGTGAAGGAAGTCTTCCCGATCATCAGCCCGGCGTCGGGGGCCATGCCGGTGTAGGTGCCGGCGGAGGCGAAGCCGTTTCCCGCGGCGATCCCGGCGACGTGCGTCCCGTGCCCGTCGTCATCGACCAGTGGGTTCGCCGACGAGGAGTAGGTGTAGGTGTGGACGACGCGCGACGACCCCGTTCCTTCGGCGTGAAAATCCGGATGCACTCCGTACAGGCCGGTGTCGACGAAGCCGAGGTACACGTCGTCGCCCTTCAGGCCGCTCGCGTCGAAGGGCGCGGGGAAACCCGACGCCCCCGCCTGGACGATGTCCGCCGAGAGCGCGGGACGGCTCATGTCGAGCATGCGCCTGGCCCGTTTTGCGCCGTCGATGTACACGATGTTC
This window contains:
- a CDS encoding type II secretion system F family protein, producing the protein MRARDLFLIGAPMLLGGVFLVAFLLRTWKERPIARSMQAYRFAHDRLTEELVARRILRFPGACLVSSLRHWAFAELFVLLVFLAVVSGNRSASGIAQATAAAAPLGFGIAWISLRGAAREALRSVQRDLPVACFLFSLLLESGMGASSALQETSGSIPEGALARELRELVRSRSLGVPRGESIERSGRRVPVEDYRLFLNHVLQGERLGIGLSRSLRELSSKMLESQGHRAETIAQQAAVKMLFPLVFFIFPAVFLIILSPVILGLWDRLAG
- a CDS encoding type II secretion system F family protein: MGLTLAEAGIFVLGAALIARFLLRAALPRARTRFVSAANRHSDELREEFVLLPPARIAAVLLVSATVLAVTALAATRSVAAAAASGAAPVLFAGLLVRWYRNRRKRTILSQLPTLLDLLSGHVRAGHSLSESLAETVPLLPAGIREEMAWVLQQNRLGTPLAEALRHWEERIRSEETSLLVRPLRAAIPGGGNIVDLLERTRDILRLRMRTTEKLRSMTAQARLQALVLTLLPPAFAVALSKVDPGFFPNLLGTPQGKTIMAIAFVLQVLGWITIRKILSVRP
- a CDS encoding CpaF family protein; the encoded protein is MNGDIRRTLHQAVLSRLDARKTGLSFSEDVGRWRDRAEEYLQAEMCGLSLGDAERDALRREILDEIFAFGPITPLLSDPSVSEIMVNGFESIYVERGGLVARHAGSFLSEESLRATIDRMVSKVNRRLDESSPYVDARLPDGSRINAIIPPVCLTGACLTVRKFRKEAFSLEELVRIGSVAQEAAEYLREAVRERRNVIVSGGTGSGKTTLLNALSQFIPEEERIVTIEDAAEIRLQKPHVIRLEARPVNIEGSGAVTIRDLVRNSLRMRPDRIIVGECRGGEALDMLQAMNTGHDGSITTGHANTPRDMLRRLETMVLLGGVEIPIRAIREQIASAIDVIVHTGRIAGGKRAITSITEITGMNESQILLQELFRWSKGNAGNDGAGRLVATGIPSRFRRGGGDTWD
- a CDS encoding pilus assembly protein N-terminal domain-containing protein; the encoded protein is MRRLLPRAGRAVVALSLFLALAPGSVSLASETIRIRPGFQQILERSGVSRVSVGNPEIIEAQPLPRDGGILVVGKKEGETDLVLWEKSARTVWHVEVGSGKKSIAEDARAFAGAFPGVTVVEAGGSVILSGPVTTSQDKTVLEAYARAHPGVHLRLSLPEEKKTLLLYDLKIIEISRGETAQLGIRWPDALSAKGTFAVGTGNAGTFSVGTDFETRLNLLMANGKARILSNPRLACESGGEAQFLAGGEIPIVIITPETRTVEWKTYGIILKIHPTMAEGGKIRTKVDAEVSAVDHGSGTSDVPGFLTRRVSTLFSTLPGETVMLSGLVKSEMAKDVAKVPLLGQIPVIGELFKSRNFRENRTELAIFITPIVVSGDAAPEAANWERKAEKETEHLRFRLMD
- the cpaB gene encoding Flp pilus assembly protein CpaB, producing the protein MKRKARSFSSGKWAGKIRTLLPLLAGLLLCGFALAAAGRRVATVEKDIRRQANPVEVVVASVPIPTGETFSVRNLAKKAVPSSGTGQRNVPASDFELLVGARAKTAIDPGEPVLWTDVEEPYDTDAFSSTVLPGRRGMTLGVDTTSSFAGMLHPGDRVDLLVDRSGANSGDWVRNLPVIAVDRDHNRLAHPSDKEETATVTLMVTPGEGSRIARASGKVHWFLRNPGDNAAEAKGPSPKPMTSRAVEVWKGGLKISPIVAAKEIHE
- a CDS encoding pilus assembly protein, which codes for MKSHRTSPCGQSLVETALVLPLLLILLGGGYWFYRNLSLSSSAESAAHAQMLRAGRRLGGIEPRLAGTIHPGDNVAHIEAHNDPLIGEVPLFGSLAGRTIASATVSLGKEPVGAFLDLPSHAFRREAESAVDCWGKETPSGTTVRRTVQGILLTGVLR
- a CDS encoding pilus assembly protein, which translates into the protein MIEFLLAGVPLLLLMLAIVQLSLLWAGKSAVDTAAHLAARKFARVAREDFRKAREMAFLEAFQMCRNRLGGSFGSAAMTTLDVTKDGEQGANRADAGEALCVRLTHGVELVVPWIDRILFALSPGKKLRLGGHYYLMMQSTRWVTVE
- a CDS encoding sigma 54-interacting transcriptional regulator encodes the protein MIQGDPGARLSVTISNGMTVEVRLGQKEVKIGRGHEADLQLPDRSVSRLHAKIFRVGQQYFLADLRSRNGTHADGKRITQLALEDGRMFQVGPFRIHFHHPVSGTSAGEEPTVPPGTASAITDSVEAEPVRVPKRTGTPTVTGEAPFGLIGGSAHVRKLVATIRRVAASDVPVLIEGETGSGKELVARGIHDASARRERPFIVVNCGAISSELIESELFGHERGAFTGATAQRKGAFELANSGTIFLDEIGELPLALQPKLLRALEQKEIKRVGGNDLLLADVRILAATNRNLREEIARKMFREDLYFRIVAITIPIPPLRDRREDVTPIARHFLSGMGNQTSGPVPGLSPAALDALISHDWPGNVRELRNAIQRAVVMAEGGELTGPDFSFLRQAAKPGAETENPSGLSRWEQAERTNILGELARQMGNKTKTARELGIAKSTLFEKLKKYEIRTAEFDR
- a CDS encoding S8 family serine peptidase, with amino-acid sequence MDTNVPNGATHITIALDPSLAGQVGTIRFDRTRNGGTGVIDGYVDRGDGFFLGPEPAGTIIEPANGDNVVTVGSFNTKAFNGAAVSQAISSFSSLGPTRDGRLKPDVAAPGEYLYSTRSLDAPVMNYAGIVGTDNNYAIDRGTSMATPHVTGVAALVWQSNPSLTGAQVRERLRRTANPPTDGSTPPNTTWGYGKLNALRAVRESVAAITAPTAAIPSVPVALSSANSSAAFTGNTPAYSWSLLAKPSGSGASLSAALPSASFTPDLPGNYTVRLAVSQASPAGTPQGVATAVIHANHLPSADFIVPASDSAGQSVTFRSAASDADLQSLAFHWVLVSRPAGSAASITPANVDNAVFTPNVQGTYEIGLRADDGLDNSALVVHSYTTLNSTVAPPSSGSGGGGGGCLSITRSGGESPFAASLVSLGILLLPAGALGLRRFFRRRERTVPIRHPLC